The window CGTGGTTAGGTGTGAGGAAGAGTCTTGGCATGGCGAGGACTCATGCGTCATGGTTAGGGAAGAGCCCAGCCAAGGTGGGACTCTTCCTATGCAATCGAGGGTTGTAGCTGTGCGAAGGGGGCTTCGGCGCTGGCTTAGGCTAGCGGAAAGGAGTCGGTCAAGGTCCAGTGAAGATAGTCGCCAACTATGGGGCGTTACAATTGGTCAGAGTCGACCTCTCTTactacggtgtggttcggggacgaaccaagcggaagctggtgggcatgtgaggcccggggccgaagatgACGGGAGGTGATCGCCAGTGTCATGAGGTTGCGCGGACAGTAAGCGGCTCCTGACAGGCTTCTAGACGGAGGGAACATTAATGTAccgatcttacaccggaaggagagggattccaaaactgtttaggtatgagactgtgcagttgaggagggcttaaaatatttgatatgtactactcatttCAAGAAAGTGCATCTTCTTtttggtagctcatcacataagaactccaaagtttaGCATGCTTGACTTAGGGCAACtctgggatgggtgaccccctgagaagtttcctagggtgcgtgtgagtgatgaCATAAGCACGTTGTAAAGattcgtcttggtacagtgaagACGGTCATCGAATTTGGGGCGTTACAAGAACAGATGAATTAGAACAGTCTGAATACCTCGTACTACTGTCAGATAAAGTAACTAGATGACTATTCAAcagatatttttcattaaatgtaTTCAATATGACCGTTGAGATCGAAGCTATATATAGCTGATTGAATCAATTGAGAAGGCTAGTGACAATTTACGAAAAATAAAGCTACAAtcttcaattagttgcgataaTTTTCATGAGTATTTTCTCAGTTTACAGATCACATACTCAAGCTCTAAATTCATTGTATTTATCAGTAGCTTTTAGGCTACTAATTAGAGAATTTCAATTAATCactgtaaaagagttgttagactaagagtttcagtttgacaaTGTGTAAGACCAGCTGAAGTGTATTATTACAATCTGTTGTAAtatatcaaattcttttagtAAAATATTATCTTCGTGCtataaggggtgacgtaggagcatttgaagtctccgaatatCATTAAAATCCGCGTGTTCATTTCTGTTATACTGTCAGTTTTACACTATATCAATCTCCAGCATTCATTCTATATTTCAGTCCAATTCCGCACTATTATCAGTTATCGATAAACAAGATTTTAGGATCAGTTTCTCAAAGAATTGATTCATATTTGGAAAAGGAATAAAAAATcaaaagtgtttattcaacctccccttctaaacacttaaaCTCCCTTAACCGatcatatcaattttttttactaaagcgggattattttgtccagtcTACTAAATTGTTTAAAACATAATGACGGGTAGGTACGAGATAAAAAAGTTAATGAAAGCAATTTTATGCTGCgtaaaataaagatacaagcagttttaagaaaataaaattgcttggcggctattggagatagaccaaCAGAAATGACGGACGAAAGAAATTGGAATAAGACTAATGATAATgttgttgccaatttacacttaGCTATAGCTACCGAAGTACTGTTAAGTATCTCCAAGATAAAAACAACAAAAGTTATATAAAATACGATGACAAAGATGTACGAAGTCAAGTCACTACACAACAAGATTTTCCTAAATAGACGGCTTTATACCcttcggatggcggaatctTCATCGTTGACCGGccatatcaatacactaaatactctataTGCCCAAAGCACTTCTATGGTGCATAAAATTGAGGAAAATGAACGTGCGAAGCTTCTAcctcaaagtctaccagattcatatgatcaagttatcatcaacataaccaaCAGTATTCTTATAggctttctaaaatttgatgatATCTTAACTGtggttctcggagaagaaagccggcgcaagaataaAAAAGATTGGTTGGTAACTTCGAAGCAGGCAGAGGCTTTACCGATGATAAGAAgaagatttatggaccgtgactcTAGTGGGAGCCAAAGATGAGATAGATCAAAgtcaaaaagaaagaagaaaaatatttacggCTTTAAATGTGGTGGTAAAGGGCAATTCAAaaaagagtgtacgagtatcgagaAGAGTTATCAGGGAAATGTGGCCTGTACTTCAGGCGctagtgaaatattattcagcgaagtgAGAACAATCGCAGAAGGCAGacaaaaattttgtgacacgtggattatggattcaggagcgacgtggcatATTACGTCTtggagagaatggtttgatcattatgaaccagtctTAGGAGGATCTTTATTTATGGGAAATGATCATGtttggaaatcgctggggtcgggCCTATcaagataaaaatgtttgatggtACCGTTGAGACCATACATGGTGTACGACATGTGAAGggactgacgaaaaatcttttgtccttgtGGGCAATTGGATGATGTCTGGTGCAAAACCCGTATCAAGAAcgagatcatgaaaattgtgaaaggtgtgcttgtggttatgaaggtgGAAAAAATTGATGTAAATgtgtatgtacttttgggagaaacacataaagaggcagaactagcggttgcatcaattggttcaggaaaagaattaacagtgttatggcatagaaagctcgggaATATGTCAGAACaagggttgaaaattctctcataACGTTTTTCTATTGGGATTTATGaaagtgtcactacccttttgtgagcattgtTTTATCATTAAACAACAcatattaaagtttggcacttctatTGCCAAAAGCAAAAGCATATTGtagctgattcattcggatgtttggcaagcaccggttgtatccctaggaggagcgaaATACTTTATCTCGTTCATTgataatttagatgtttagtGTATCTAATCAAGGAAAAATAACATATTTTCTAGATCTTCATAGAattcaaagcgcgggttgaaATTGATTCCGAAAAAATCAAGTGTCTAAAGACTGACAATCGAGGAAAATATATCAGTGATGAATTTGATGCCTTTTGTCAAAATGAGGgcatcaaaatacattttaacaGAATGGAGTGGAATGACGGATGAacagaaccttgttggacagaacaagagctacGTTGAAGACTGCGGGTCTAGACAAGTCATTTTGGGAGGAAGCCGTCAAAATtttttgttatattatcaatcgttctccttcagtggcaattgatctgaagactctgATGAAGATGTAAACCGGGAAACCAACTGATTATTTTCATTTGCTTGTATTTGGAAGTTTTGTGAACATTTTGTataatgagcaagaaagattgaagttggattcgaaatctAATAAAATttgtcttcttgggttatgctgatggagtaaagggtCTGGCTTGTGAGATCTTGCTATTCACAAGCTTGTCATAAGCAaggatgttatcttcgaggaagataaagtaaagggagaaAAAAGCACACTAAATTCAAAAACTACTATATTTCAGGTGGAAAATAAGATGGACGAAGGTCAAACTTCTTGTGAAtcagtaccagagcacgaagaacaagaacatgttgagtccgaggtttctAATGTGGGTAGTCAaatcgagacagaagaccaccatgatggctttcagattatgtcactgaaatcaatattgcatattatctattatcagaggatgatgagtcatcgagtttccacgaggctactcaaagctcgaAGGTATCCTTATGCATGATTGCAATGTAGGAAGAATTGGAAGCATTAGAcaagaataaaacttgggatcttgttacactaccacaaGGAAGGAAAGCCAATGGTAACAGATAGGTCTATAAGATCAACCGTGCTCGAAATAACCAAGTGGAACGGTATCGTGGAAGTTTGGTGGTAAAAGAGTAcgctcagaaagaaggcattgacttcatTAAGATATTATCTCCTGTGGTTCATCTTACAATAGTAAGAGTAGTGTTGacattgtgtgcggtgtttacctacatctagaacaaaTAGATGTGAAAATGACATTTATTcttggagatcttgaagaagaaatctatatgcttcATCTagaaggttttgcggaaaaagACAAAGAtaacttggtttgcaggttgaacaaCCTCAATATGGTCCCAAACAGGTGCCGATGTGTTGGTACAAGAGTTTTGAttccttggatacaacagactaAGTACAGACGTTTGTACGTATTTTAAGAGGTCTagtgatgattatatcatttttgctgttgtatgtgtATGACATATTGATAGtaggccccaacaaagatctTGTCCAAAGATTGAAGGCACAATTGGGCagagaatttgatatgaagaaTTTGGGACCGGGACCAGCAAATAAGATTCTAGGGATGTAAGTTTACAAATACAGAAGTAACAAAAAGATTTGGCTTTCTcagaaaaaatatttgaagaaagtattgcaacgcttcaacatacAAGATAGTAAGCAAATTTCGACCCCTattcctgttaacttcaagttaatCTCCGAGATGTGTTCTAGCAGTGAAAtagagaggatggagatgttTCGCGTACCATATGCATCACTAGTGGAAGTTTGATTTTACTATGATTTGTACAATTACGGACATTACTCAAGCAGAGGGAGCAGTTAGTCGGcatatggcgaatcctggacgagagcattggaatacagttaagaggatccttaaatacattaagggtacctcaAATGTTTCATTATGTTATCGaggatcggattttacactTAGGGGCTATGtagattcagattatgcaggtgatcctgataagaggatATCTACTACTGATTGTGTGTTTACACATGCAGGGGGGGCAATAAACTGAGTTTCCAAAATGCAAAtagttgtggcgttatctacaaaGGAGTCACAATATAAGACAAActactcaagcttgcaaggaagcaatatggattaaaagattattggaggagatcggacacaaacaagagaatgttcctttgttttgtgacagtcagagtgtcTTGCACATCGCGAATATTCTAGCCTTTCATTCCGAGACTAAACACATTGAAGTTAAATTTCATTTtgtgagaagtagtagaagaaggaagtgTAGATATGCATAAGATCCATACAAAAgataacatagctgattttctgaccaaaCTAGTGAACACTGAGAAGTTTGATTGatgtagatcctcaagtggccTAGCAAAAACTTAAACAGCAAGGAATGTCaagatttaaaaaaatgtgtggagatgtgtttgattctcaatcaaatctccaagtgggagaaatgtcggcTATTGATGCAAGTGGTGGGCAGATGGTAGGTGAAGCACTAATGAGAGATTACGAAGAAGGAAAATAAACACGGTTTCACACCACGAAGctctcctataaatagataCACCAATTGATCATTTCCTTTATCAAGTTCTCTATCATTTtatagcatttgagtgcttagttataaaatatttgtgaggtgtgtgttctcttgtattaagagagtgtgttttCTTTGGAAACACAATGAGTGattgtaaaaaataaaatattatagtagaattttttttcatcttgcccgtggtttttaccctaataatttttagaagTTTTCCACATAAATCTCTgtgtccaattttttttttattttcataataatatCTCTGTgtccaatttatttttttattttcataataaaattaaataggcATTTTAGACATTAAAATTTTGTAAAGGTTGCACGCTCACCCTATGCACTAGTTGGAAATCTGGAGAGCTGAAGAATTTTGATAGTATCTTATAAACCAAAAATCAAAATGACTAGCGGGTAAAACAGTTAGAAATAAAACTCAATTTGCTACAAGTAATACCTCATACCGGCTAGACTAGTTCAAACGTTATCTATACGAATCGGATGCTTCCAATTTCTATATTTGTGTCGTCTAGCTCGATTTTGCAACTTTTAGCTAGCATAGATAGCATCAGAATTAGTCTAGCAAACCATAAATATGACTTGTAGTaaattgagtttttttttaacCATTTTTCTCGTTGGTCATTTTGATAACTGGTCTACGagatatcataaaaatatttcaactcACTAGATTTACAGCTGGTACAAGGCGTATTCGTTCaacttttataaaatattaaggcCTAATAtgcttatttaattttaatgggGAAAAGtgtaaatttatgatattttaatgcgaggtttgataaaaaaaaaaactctatgCATAATATATATCTCTATTAGGTGTAGTTCGGAGTTCCATATGGTTATTTACAATTACATGGTTTTTTATTTGCATATTATAATCTCATAACAGTTCATCTATTTCCTTAACtcctatttttttttgaaaaacactATTAGTAAAAACCTCAAAAAACGAAGAAAATAAATACGTACTAACatctcacaattttttttttaatataagttATTAGAATATTTGTACCAAAAAATCTTTGCGAAATATCGAAAATGCATAATCAGCCATCATGAAAATTAAATAGGTGTCTCACCCCTCGaccaattaaaaaaaattgcacaATTTAACcttattaatttgttttttaaacaCACATAAAAAACTAACGTGAAACCTAACATTGAGTTGAAATTTTCCATCATAAGAAACCATGCAATATTCGAGCAAGATTCCATGGTTTCTTGCTCGAAGATTCTATGGTTTCTTGTTCAACCTTACTGTGTGGACatgaaaaatttatattttgattgatATATTGTGTGGATGggaaatattataaataaataaaaatggtATTTTTATACATTCGATAtacttttgtttaaaatttggctTTTAGCTACAATATGAGTGTATATTTAAAAAAGCACGTTAACAAGAGTAATTCgttcaatttttataaaaaaaaattcaaggactaaaatgtttatttaattttcagaAATGGAAtaagttatttttttatatttcacatGAGGTTATGAtgcaaataatttaaattattattataaactTAATATGgagcccaaaaaaaaaaaagttgataCAACGTAGGACGCAAAATCCATTATTTTCACTCTTTATATGGACCCCTTGATTACccaattaattataatttattgcaTATGAATGAAGCTAAAATTGGAGTAACTTTGGAATCTCTTCACCAGGTTTGTTTTATTTCATATACAACCAACTTATTAGAGATAAAGAGTGAAGTTAATGCGAAAGACACTGAAAATACCAGCATGCCTACATCCATCGTTGCCACCCCCAAACTCCACCTCCTCCCGCTCCTACTACACTGTGCATTCGCCGCCACCGCCCACTATCGCCGCTTTCTGCACCAACCACTTATCCCACAAGACTCCCCCCCGATCCCACCCCTTACTTCCCCCAATTATCCTTTTTCCACGTACCCCAAAGACTCTCCCTTCTTCCCGTCTTATCTCTCATCTCCGCCACCCCCTTCCGCCGCCTCCTACGCTTCATTCCCCGCTAATATTTCCTCACTCTCTGTTCCAAACTCCTCCAAGCCAAAAACCGAATCCACTAAGCTCATCGCCGCCGCTGTCGCAGCCGCTGCCGCCGCTGTGGCCATCGTGTTTCTTGCTCTCTTCCTCCGTTTCCGCAAGAGCGATGGAGCCCAAAGATCATCATTCGACCACTCTAAACCCCATAGACCCGATACCACTACGCCTTCGAGCAGTCACACGCCGAACCACCACCACATTCCAAAGCTTCAGCGGCCATCACAAACCAGCTCAGAGTTCTTGTATTTGGGAACTATTGTCAGTACTCAAACTGTAGGCGGTGGTATTTCTTTAAACGGAAGCAACTCGAACCATGTTATAGATTATAATTCCCGGAAAATTGACTCGCCGGACCTCCGTCCCTTACCGCCTTTAATGGCGCAGAATGGTTTCCTGAATAGTTATAATGTTGACATAGCTTCGAGTAAAGATGGCGAAGATGAAGAGTTTTACTCTCCGAAAGGATGGTTAAACGGAAGGGAGACTTTATCAGGCTCTGGTTCATCGTCTGGAAAGGCTTTCGCCGCAATTGAAGTTGAGAATCTTAACAGGTCTGATTCAATTTCTCCATCTACGTGCACTTCTTCTGTCTCAGGATCACCATTGTGTTCAATTACGTTGAGTGTTTCGCCGGCGAATAGTTTTAGCTCAACAAATTCGATCCCCAAGTCACcggaattgattgagattcctACCGATGTGTTGTTGCATCGGCAAATTCAGTTATTGCCGCCTCAGGATCGAGATTCGGCATTTTCAGAATCAGCCCGAGCATCACCACCACCATCACTATCACGTCCGCGTTCTTCATCGTCGGAGACAAATTCTGGAAGAAGCAAAGAATCTGTGTCGAGGATTTCAAATGTCTCCGAACAGGAAACGAAACCTCCGGTGAAAATTAACAGCTCTGTACCGCAGTGCCCGACTCCACCTCCACGACCTCCACCAATTCCTCCACCAACGCACAGTAAATTATGGGAAACTCCCAGAAAACAGACACCGTCTGCAAAACACACAGCAGTTGAAAAGCTTAGGTTGATTTCTCCAATTGAGTTATCTTCAAATGGTTCAAAAACTGTGCTGAAGAATGAGAACAAAGAATCTATATATAAGGAAAACGAACACTCGAATGAAGCCGTAGATCAAAATGAGGAGAcccctccaaaaccaagattGAAGACATTGCATTGGGATAAAGTAAGAGCCAGCTCTGATCGAGAAATGGTGTGGGATCATATCCAATCCAGCTCTTTCAAGTATTATTTATAATTCTTTTTATTGCAACACATATAGTTTCCTTTCTTTATTTTGGCTCAATTAAGATTTAAGAAGCCACCCTTCTGTTGTTAAATTTCATGTAGATTAAATGAGGAGATGATAGAAACTTTGTTTGTTGTGAATACTCCAAAGCCGAATCGAAACGAAATAACTAGGTGGCAAGTCCTCCCTTCCCCTGGGCAAGACAATGGTAATAGAGTGCTTGATCCCAAGAAGTCGCAGAACATTGCAATTCTGTTCAGGGCACTCAATGTCACCGTAGAAGAAGTTTGCGAAGGTCTTTCTGAAGGTATTAATTCTTTAAGCTTCTCGTACATTTCTGTGTGTTTATGATGATAGGGAATGGAATGTTCCTTGTTATAATTCGAATATATATGCAAGATGCTGGTTAACTCATCTGTTATCCCTAAAGCATATGATATCATCCATTTGGCCTTTGAACAGGTAATGCAGACAGTCTTAGTTCCGAGCTTCTCGAAACTTTAATGaagatggctccaaccaaggaAGAGGAGCGAAAGTTAAAAGAATACCAAGATGATTCTCCGATAAAGCTT is drawn from Primulina eburnea isolate SZY01 chromosome 10, ASM2296580v1, whole genome shotgun sequence and contains these coding sequences:
- the LOC140803163 gene encoding formin-like protein 1; the protein is MPTSIVATPKLHLLPLLLHCAFAATAHYRRFLHQPLIPQDSPPIPPLTSPNYPFSTYPKDSPFFPSYLSSPPPPSAASYASFPANISSLSVPNSSKPKTESTKLIAAAVAAAAAAVAIVFLALFLRFRKSDGAQRSSFDHSKPHRPDTTTPSSSHTPNHHHIPKLQRPSQTSSEFLYLGTIVSTQTVGGGISLNGSNSNHVIDYNSRKIDSPDLRPLPPLMAQNGFLNSYNVDIASSKDGEDEEFYSPKGWLNGRETLSGSGSSSGKAFAAIEVENLNRSDSISPSTCTSSVSGSPLCSITLSVSPANSFSSTNSIPKSPELIEIPTDVLLHRQIQLLPPQDRDSAFSESARASPPPSLSRPRSSSSETNSGRSKESVSRISNVSEQETKPPVKINSSVPQCPTPPPRPPPIPPPTHSKLWETPRKQTPSAKHTAVEKLRLISPIELSSNGSKTVLKNENKESIYKENEHSNEAVDQNEETPPKPRLKTLHWDKVRASSDREMVWDHIQSSSFKLNEEMIETLFVVNTPKPNRNEITRWQVLPSPGQDNGNRVLDPKKSQNIAILFRALNVTVEEVCEGLSEGNADSLSSELLETLMKMAPTKEEERKLKEYQDDSPIKLGAAEKFLKTVLDIPYAFRRVESLLYASKFDLENEYLKRSFETLEAACEELRSNKMFLKLLEAVLKTGNRMNVGTDRGDAHAFKLDTLLKLVDVKGTDGKTTLLHFVVQEIIKSEGAHLSSASPRENSIIDDTKYRKFGLQVVSRLSSELSNVKKAAAMDAEVLGSEVSKLSKGIWNILEVVKLNEATSHKFSVSMNSFIKRAEEEIIKIQARESVALSLVKEITEYFHGNSAKEEAHPLRIFMVVRDFLTILDRVCKEVGSINERTTVSSGHKFPVPVNPMLHQVSGVYLNRRQHYSNEEPTSPRV